A stretch of the Nitratireductor thuwali genome encodes the following:
- a CDS encoding response regulator produces MKRCLIVDDSSVIRKVAKRILAGPDMLVAEAGSAYEAIEICTHEMPEAIVVDATLPDMDAAELISRLVALDPDAKPHILLCTYAMDIGPIMRAKRAGAAGYMLKPFTRAQLLNNFRQLQAAA; encoded by the coding sequence ATGAAACGCTGCCTGATCGTCGACGATTCGAGCGTCATTCGCAAAGTCGCGAAGCGGATCCTGGCCGGTCCTGATATGCTTGTGGCAGAGGCTGGCTCGGCCTATGAAGCCATCGAGATCTGCACCCATGAAATGCCGGAAGCCATCGTCGTGGACGCGACCCTGCCCGACATGGACGCGGCGGAACTGATCTCACGCCTGGTGGCGCTGGACCCGGACGCCAAGCCGCACATCCTGCTGTGCACCTACGCGATGGACATTGGGCCGATCATGCGGGCCAAGCGCGCCGGCGCCGCCGGCTATATGCTCAAGCCGTTCACCCGGGCACAGCTTCTGAACAATTTCCGCCAGCTCCAGGCGGCCGCCTAG
- the ctrA gene encoding response regulator transcription factor CtrA, giving the protein MRVLLIEDDSATAQSIELMLKSESFNVYTTDLGEEGVDLGKLYDYDIILLDLNLPDMSGYEVLRTLRLSKVKTPILILSGMAGIEDKVRGLGFGADDYMTKPFHKDELVARIHAIVRRSKGHAQSIITTGDLVVNLDAKTVEVAGQRVHLTGKEYQMLELLSLRKGTTLTKEMFLNHLYGGMDEPELKIIDVFICKLRKKLDTASGGQNYIETVWGRGYVLREPEEIRESA; this is encoded by the coding sequence ATGCGCGTTTTGCTGATTGAAGACGACAGTGCAACCGCACAGAGCATCGAGCTGATGCTGAAGTCGGAGAGCTTTAACGTCTATACGACGGATCTCGGCGAAGAAGGTGTCGATCTCGGTAAACTGTACGACTACGACATAATCCTTCTGGACCTGAACCTGCCCGACATGTCGGGCTACGAAGTGTTGCGGACGCTTCGCCTTTCCAAGGTCAAGACGCCGATCCTGATCCTTTCGGGCATGGCCGGCATCGAGGACAAGGTCAGGGGGCTGGGTTTCGGCGCCGACGACTACATGACCAAGCCGTTCCACAAGGACGAGCTCGTCGCCCGCATCCACGCGATCGTCCGCCGCTCGAAAGGTCACGCCCAGTCGATCATCACGACCGGCGACCTGGTGGTCAATCTCGACGCCAAGACGGTGGAAGTCGCCGGCCAGCGCGTGCATCTGACGGGCAAGGAATACCAGATGCTGGAGCTGCTCTCGCTGCGCAAGGGCACGACGCTGACCAAGGAAATGTTCCTCAACCACCTTTACGGCGGCATGGACGAGCCGGAACTGAAGATCATCGACGTCTTCATCTGCAAGCTGCGCAAGAAGCTCGATACCGCTTCCGGCGGGCAGAACTATATCGAGACGGTATGGGGCCGCGGCTATGTGCTGCGCGAGCCCGAGGAAATCCGCGAAAGCGCCTGA
- a CDS encoding DUF1134 domain-containing protein yields MAVLAALAPARASAQDNGYTVDEIVTAGEQFFGATTGGLATLVEKVFSTYGLPNGYVLGQEGSGAIVGGLTYGEGTLYTKNAGDHSVFWQGPSVGWDFGAQGSRVMVLVYNLDQVASLYRRYGGVAGSAYFVAGLGFNVLKNGQVLIVPIRTGVGARLGVNLGYLKMTPRPTWNPF; encoded by the coding sequence ATGGCCGTGCTTGCCGCCCTGGCGCCGGCGCGTGCTTCGGCGCAAGACAACGGCTACACGGTGGACGAGATCGTGACGGCCGGCGAACAGTTCTTCGGCGCCACCACCGGAGGTCTTGCAACCCTCGTCGAGAAGGTTTTCTCCACCTATGGCCTGCCCAATGGCTACGTGCTGGGCCAGGAAGGTTCCGGCGCCATTGTCGGCGGCCTGACCTATGGCGAGGGCACTCTCTATACCAAGAATGCGGGAGATCATTCCGTCTTCTGGCAGGGACCTTCCGTCGGCTGGGACTTCGGCGCGCAGGGCTCGCGCGTCATGGTGCTCGTCTACAATCTCGATCAGGTCGCAAGCCTCTACCGGCGCTACGGCGGCGTCGCCGGGTCGGCCTATTTCGTGGCGGGGCTGGGCTTCAACGTGCTGAAAAACGGCCAGGTGCTCATCGTGCCCATCCGTACCGGCGTGGGGGCGCGGCTCGGCGTCAATCTCGGCTATTTGAAAATGACGCCCAGGCCCACCTGGAATCCCTTCTGA
- the chpT gene encoding histidine phosphotransferase ChpT, whose product MTDIFSLSATDLAALLCSRVCHDIISPVGAINNGLELLDEGGADEDAMQLIRASAVNASARLQFARLAFGAAGSAGMQIDTGDAQNVATAFIRNEKPELEWIGNRALLPKNKVKLLLNLILISNTAIPRGGKLTVRLDDLETAPRFTINANGPMVRVPAKFLELHAGRQPEEAIDAHSVQFYYTMLLARETGMTISIRAGAEEIILSAA is encoded by the coding sequence ATGACCGACATTTTCTCGCTCAGCGCGACAGACCTCGCAGCCCTTTTGTGCAGCCGCGTCTGCCATGACATCATCTCTCCGGTGGGCGCGATCAACAACGGATTGGAACTGCTGGACGAGGGCGGCGCCGACGAGGACGCCATGCAGCTCATCCGTGCCAGCGCGGTCAACGCCTCGGCCCGTCTTCAGTTCGCGCGCCTTGCCTTCGGTGCAGCCGGCTCCGCGGGCATGCAGATCGACACGGGCGATGCCCAGAACGTCGCAACGGCCTTTATCCGCAACGAAAAGCCCGAACTGGAATGGATCGGCAACCGGGCCCTTCTGCCGAAGAACAAGGTCAAGCTGCTGCTCAACCTGATCCTGATCTCCAACACGGCGATACCGCGCGGCGGCAAGCTGACCGTGCGCCTGGACGATCTGGAAACGGCGCCTCGCTTCACCATCAACGCCAATGGACCGATGGTGCGCGTGCCGGCGAAATTCCTCGAGCTTCACGCCGGGCGCCAGCCCGAAGAAGCCATCGATGCCCACAGCGTCCAGTTCTATTACACGATGCTTCTGGCGCGGGAGACGGGAATGACCATCTCGATCCGGGCAGGTGCCGAGGAAATCATCCTGTCGGCCGCTTAG